In the genome of Phlebotomus papatasi isolate M1 chromosome 2, Ppap_2.1, whole genome shotgun sequence, one region contains:
- the LOC129803453 gene encoding uncharacterized protein DDB_G0287625, which yields MPRSRSRSRSYSRSLSHSHRDRKYSRSHKSSRYKSTRKSHERDHSSKSRSRHSKHYSHSRRRHSSSRSRSNSRSSRDSSRSSSSRSSTHSVEKPSKAGKEAPASPAVEKVPNFASVDQLGSNVSAKVFQDLNEDTFTAKSFTSSASGAKKAPAASSSIVFDITSTPKLQVQKTPAAEATPVEDSIFHQNLYGNDAARMEKWVKKLYAFRQRLAASM from the exons ATGCCTCGTTCTCGGTCCAGATCTCGTTCATATTCACGCTCTTTGAGTCATTCACATAGAGACAGGAAGTATTCCCGGAGCCATAAGTCATCCAGGTACAAATCAACTCGAAAATCCCACGAGAGGGATCACAGTAGCAAGTCTCGGAGCAGGCATTCAAAACACTACAGTCACAGTCGGCGAAGGCATTCATCCTCCAGGTCAAGGTCCAATAGCAGAAGCTCAAGAGATTCTTCTAGATCCAGCAGCAGTCGATCTTCGACCCATTCTGTGGAAAAGCCCTCAAAGGCTGGTAAAGAGGCTCCTGCTTCGCCTGCAGTGGAAAAAGTTCCCAATTTTGCGTCTGTTGACCAATTGGGCAGCAATGTATCAGCAAAAGTATTCCAGGATCTCAATGAGGACACTTTTACGGCTAAATCATTCACATCTTCAGCGTCTGGAGCTAAAAAAGCCCCTGCTGCTTCCAGTAGCATTGtatttgacataacctcaactcCCAAATTGCAAGTGCAGAAAACTCCTGCAGCTGAGGCGACTCCTGTTGAGGACTCAATTTTTCACCAAAAT CTTTATGGAAATGATGCTGCAAGGATGGAGAAATGGGTCAAGAAACTCTATGCTTTCCGGCAAAGGCTTGCAGCATCAATGTGA
- the LOC129803455 gene encoding 39S ribosomal protein L41, mitochondrial has protein sequence MWRKVTPTVVNFSRSLHTSVPVCGSRNFRKFPLYNKRGTRVYKLQRLQNLPFCLPIYKYGVRDTGEVVDNVYRKIPEMIPELIVPDLTDCKLKPYVSYRTQEVVQSEFTSEDLFKAVYSQKIIEDYKHGGLREDGSPVEPSPEEKMTPEEAFIEARKTGSDIF, from the coding sequence ATGTGGCGAAAAGTGACTCCCACGGTGGTTAATTTCTCCAGAAGCCTCCATACGAGTGTTCCTGTTTGTGGAAGTAGGAACTTCCGGAAATTTCCGCTGTATAACAAACGAGGAACTCGTGTTTACAAACTTCAGCGACTCCAGAATCTTCCGTTCTGCCTGCCCATTTATAAATACGGTGTTCGAGACACCGGAGAGGTTGTTGACAATGTCTATCGGAAAATTCCAGAGATGATCCCAGAACTCATAGTGCCGGATCTCACGGATTGCAAGTTGAAGCCTTATGTTTCCTATCGGACTCAGGAagttgtccagagtgaattcaCCAGTGAGGATCTTTTCAAAGCCGTCTATAGCCAAAAAATTATAGAGGATTATAAGCACGGAGGCTTGAGGGAAGATGGCTCGCCTGTAGAACCATCTCCTGAAGAGAAGATGACCCCTGAGGAAGCATTCATTGAAGCACGAAAGACAGGATCGGATATTTTCTGA
- the LOC129803450 gene encoding cell division cycle protein 123 homolog — translation MDCPPKKQEMGVLGACSFNNWYSQFEKITIKSFIVPIPNHVLDYLRDDMIIMPRECLDPTEDNDDASEEEIRVSFPEFSTQIRKLLRDKLPNGAFLKTNWHCARDAHWIMPGQTLKVRDVSEVYQLLKASNFSKMDLSPERGFASGFNFCIVLRKWQEINPASEFRCFVRGHTLIAISPRAWPEYYEHIYQQKSDIIRDICTLFKEHIKNRFPLADYVFDVVREKKDVVQLLDFAPFDQQYTNSLAFEWLELEDDEKYPAGGEDEPEFCYLKQDIGIQPKQKHLYGLPLEFTTLASGNSEGSVAQHLADLGL, via the exons ATGGATTGTCCGCCAAAAAAACAGGAAATG GGAGTCTTGGGGGCATGCTCCTTCAACAATTGGTACAGTCAATTTGAGAAAATCACAATAAAGTCCTTTATTGTGCCCATTCCCAACCATGTTTTGGATTATTTGCGAGATGACATGATTATCATGCCCAGGGAATGCCTGGACCCCACAGAAGATAATGACGATGCATCTGAGGAAGAGATTAGAGTATCCTTTCCTGAGTTTTCCACTCAAATACGCAAACTGTTGCGTGACAAATTGCCAAATGGGGCTTTTCTAAAAACCAACTGGCACTGTGCCCGTGATGCTCACTGGATTATGCCTGGACAGACTCTAAAGGTTCGTGATGTGTCTGAGGTGTATCAATTGCTAAAAGcttcaaatttctcaaaaatggatCTGAGTCCGGAACGAGGATTTGCCAGTGGTTTCAATTTCTGCATTGTCCTGAGGAAATGGCAGGAAATCAATCCAGCCAGTGAATTTAGATGTTTTGTGCGGGGTCATACACTTATTGCAATATCTCCACGTGCCTGGCCAGAGTACTATGAGCACATTTATCAGCAGAAAAGTGACATTATCCGGGATATTTGTACACTTTTCAAGGAACATATCAAAAATCGCTTTCCTCTGGCTGATT ATGTCTTTGATGTTGTCCGGGAGAAGAAAGATGTTGTCCAATTGCTGGATTTTGCCCCATTTGATCAGCAATATACCAATTCACTGGCTTTTGAGTGGCTAGAACTTGAGGATGACGAAAAGTATCCAGCTGGCGGGGAAGACGAACCTGAATTTTGCTACCTCAAGCAAGATATTGGGATTCAGCCCAAACAGAAGCATCTCTATGGTCTTCCACTGGAATTTACAACTCTAGCCAGTGGAAATTCTGAGGGATCTGTGGCTCAGCATCTCGCAGATTTGGGACTCTAG